A region from the Fibrobacter sp. genome encodes:
- a CDS encoding MBL fold metallo-hydrolase translates to MRHVFAPLLVIFALSTFSHAQKQYQTDTISTSSGNLMITFLGHGSLMFTFDSTVVHVDPYSKVADYSTLPDADLVLITHHHQDHLDTAALNQILKQGTVIVGTQTVAGSLKDAVVMKNGDSKKIKGIEIKAVPAYNIVHKRDNGQPFHPKGEGNGYIVTIKGKKIYIAGDTENIPEMKQFKRIDIAFLPVNLPYTMTPEMAADAARAVKPKIFYPYHFGDTEISRLTELLKNDKDIEVRIRDMQ, encoded by the coding sequence ATGAGACATGTCTTTGCACCTCTGCTGGTTATTTTCGCATTGTCAACTTTCTCACACGCACAGAAGCAATATCAGACAGACACCATTTCTACCTCATCGGGCAATCTGATGATCACCTTTTTGGGGCATGGCAGCCTGATGTTTACTTTTGATAGTACGGTTGTTCATGTGGATCCCTACAGCAAAGTAGCCGATTACTCGACTTTACCGGATGCTGATCTGGTGCTTATCACCCATCATCACCAGGATCACCTTGATACTGCCGCGTTGAATCAGATTCTCAAGCAGGGAACAGTGATTGTAGGTACGCAAACTGTTGCCGGAAGCTTGAAAGATGCAGTTGTCATGAAAAACGGTGACAGTAAAAAAATAAAGGGAATCGAGATAAAAGCTGTGCCTGCATACAACATTGTGCATAAAAGAGATAATGGCCAGCCTTTTCACCCCAAAGGTGAAGGAAACGGGTATATCGTCACCATAAAAGGCAAAAAAATCTATATTGCAGGAGACACGGAAAATATCCCTGAAATGAAGCAGTTTAAGCGAATCGACATCGCTTTCCTTCCTGTAAATCTTCCGTACACGATGACTCCTGAGATGGCGGCGGATGCTGCCAGGGCTGTAAAACCGAAGATCTTTTACCCCTACCATTTCGGTGATACGGAGATTTCCAGGCTTACTGAACTGCTTAAAAATGACAAGGATATAGAGGTAAGAATTAGAGACATGCAATGA
- a CDS encoding alkaline phosphatase yields the protein MTIPPVRPPAVSFVYLFLLHCLSLASDHVVIVVMDGARYSETMGDKSNVPNIAALARQGTTLTNFRTFLPCSAHTLISETIPGHSGITTGTHQDLSNDGSMLPTSPSIFQYYRKEKRTDSSSCIVLCSKKKLDILANTSDPFWSGKYLPTVDCGNDGIRDDSITHALAIEYILRERPSLMLINYAGPDEMGHSGDWNGYIEKIKKTDDFIGEIWRAIQNDPVLRNTTTLFITNDHGRHTHDFYSHGDDCEGCTHIMFIAIGPGIKINHSSAIPRELIDIAPTIGYIANFSIPGAEGKVMHEIFRNAPIVIDDIIKSPVFDKRVVFNNLPSGTLVECFSLSGKRSRPEHIVEQEGSSDLNRISVKNRATGIYLYRIRNR from the coding sequence ATGACTATACCACCTGTCCGTCCTCCTGCAGTCTCATTTGTATATTTATTCCTGCTACACTGTCTTTCTCTTGCATCGGACCATGTTGTCATAGTGGTAATGGACGGCGCGAGGTATTCTGAAACAATGGGAGACAAATCAAATGTCCCCAACATTGCAGCACTGGCCAGACAAGGAACGACTCTGACAAATTTCCGTACCTTTTTACCCTGCTCTGCACACACATTGATCTCTGAAACAATTCCCGGTCACTCCGGAATCACAACCGGTACACATCAGGATCTCTCCAATGACGGGTCGATGCTGCCAACCTCGCCATCCATTTTCCAGTATTATCGTAAGGAAAAAAGAACAGATTCCTCATCTTGTATTGTGCTTTGTTCTAAGAAAAAACTTGATATACTCGCCAATACATCAGATCCATTCTGGTCCGGTAAATATCTTCCTACTGTTGACTGCGGCAATGATGGGATAAGGGACGACAGCATCACCCATGCCCTTGCAATCGAATACATTCTCAGAGAGCGCCCTTCGCTGATGCTGATCAATTATGCTGGACCCGATGAAATGGGGCATTCAGGAGACTGGAATGGCTACATAGAAAAAATTAAAAAAACAGATGATTTCATCGGAGAGATCTGGCGTGCAATCCAGAATGATCCGGTTCTGCGTAATACCACTACACTTTTCATTACAAACGACCACGGACGCCATACTCATGATTTCTATTCTCATGGTGATGATTGTGAAGGTTGTACCCATATAATGTTTATTGCTATTGGCCCAGGTATAAAGATTAATCACAGTTCTGCAATCCCAAGAGAGTTGATTGACATTGCGCCTACTATCGGTTACATTGCTAATTTCAGCATACCGGGAGCAGAGGGTAAGGTTATGCATGAGATTTTCAGAAATGCTCCAATCGTTATAGATGACATAATTAAAAGTCCGGTTTTTGATAAAAGAGTAGTTTTCAACAATCTGCCTTCAGGCACACTTGTAGAGTGTTTCAGTCTCTCTGGAAAGCGGTCCCGTCCAGAACATATTGTTGAACAGGAAGGTTCTTCAGATTTGAACCGGATATCAGTTAAAAACAGGGCAACTGGAATATATCTTTATAGAATCAGAAACAGATAG
- a CDS encoding AsmA family protein — MKRICLICAIIPATLIIIVSALTMSLKLDTVHQFAISQVNKAIPGKISLGSLKLYLLDLRAVIKDLQVADSTGRPLAGIKKIEVDVSTLSLLHRKLVVEKILVEKPGASLELDSTGKLSLLGAFSAGDTPPKEKEDEKTGGKPPVVELKSLDISGGDILFKADNDSLSARVSGLSLKADGETGTLSGRASVTIDSISVLRNGGRLDVSGMSVNARMKEMNLDTFEMRLSTDSSVVAVKGRALSLDKDPEIGLSVDIDLLLKEFLPILGLEEKLSGNSSISLKAGGKISNPDLYLDVKYAGGKVWGYPLQSVFLRGEMKDRIFDLVSLHVDAPVGGVDIKGRVDLRRMFPDGLLSSPGSLNEPAYNLSVSARGVSLKELSPGISGTAAASVDIDGQGFIPDSLSAKLGLSARVASLKLSGDKTDGKNLPLDAAVSCSVSVTENTALVHKLKGNLGGTGLTLTGRHEIGSGKTDADLKLSLTSLGELMKFAGTDSVRGKADVSVHAGGDLRNPVVDMVVIAEAVSYENIRVGNLALNAGLGRNGVAEVKKMELVNRNSHLMVSGTAKVLDKGKVLPSDQMTFGLSLSSENLEPGDFLDSIGGSVKLNAQIEGTVNDPAGHVKLSASRLSAAGQSIAGVTLDAILDQQRLNIQPLNVTISSGQDLTIKGWASLKDSFSVALSAPGINLKTISALSSQDSLDGTIFMDLQAGGTYKNPQAGGSVGVKGIKRGKLRLEDILLRLALSDQQIDVNGRVLGDVSAGYNLGTREFSASLEINNLLLTPYLAITGQSLDGSLTAAVKVAGNSDSLDRITGSLNIADLKMSYKSIPVIEIQGLRAAFEEYRYSIPDFIITLAGEGSIKGHAEGHAKGPHDIALNGMVPLTVAKYFSPDIPDIEGRLFIDASLKGTPENPDLKAIVKLRDIAMTVPGLTQRLHSLNGDIIADPKRVRIVEIKGKIDDGGLGVKGELELDNLAPSNLSVDIALDAVPAGVPDMLDIAIGGRLHVSGTPDTSQITGDIVLLDGLYYKDISINPLGIVGGERKRKVKPPPAEYSAPYIRNMRFDIGVQTRSAFRVDNNMARLTVAPDIQVMGTLQSPSVSGRAVVEQGIITYLKKEFTVDRGIIDFVNPYAIEPEIDIVGTVPVRDWKIQILISGTPDDLVLKLSCEDQAFDDQDLLSLLILGKTTAELQGGIGAVAGGQSNEQMLASLVASTFGGGIKKAAGLDMLKVETGEENGEESDRIAVTVGKQFTKRLGTKYTIESKDSETLQRASAEFRILQNLLIEGFQEYYLTKTDDKGAYGGQIRFSWERR; from the coding sequence ATGAAACGAATCTGCCTGATCTGCGCCATCATACCGGCTACTCTGATAATCATAGTCTCTGCCCTGACAATGTCTTTGAAACTCGATACCGTTCACCAGTTTGCTATCTCCCAGGTCAATAAAGCAATCCCCGGAAAAATCTCTCTGGGCAGCCTCAAACTCTACCTCCTCGACCTTAGAGCAGTGATCAAGGATCTCCAGGTTGCAGATTCCACAGGGAGACCTCTTGCAGGAATAAAGAAAATTGAAGTGGATGTTTCCACACTAAGTCTGCTTCACAGAAAATTGGTGGTTGAAAAAATTCTAGTGGAAAAGCCTGGGGCCTCTCTGGAACTGGATTCAACCGGAAAATTATCCCTCCTTGGCGCTTTTTCGGCCGGTGATACACCGCCAAAGGAAAAGGAAGATGAGAAAACAGGTGGCAAACCCCCGGTTGTAGAACTGAAAAGCCTGGATATCTCCGGTGGAGACATCCTTTTCAAGGCGGATAATGACAGCCTTTCAGCCAGGGTGAGCGGCCTTTCCCTTAAAGCTGACGGGGAAACAGGAACTCTTTCCGGCAGGGCATCGGTTACAATCGATTCCATTTCAGTACTGCGAAACGGTGGAAGGCTCGATGTGAGCGGCATGTCCGTAAATGCCCGCATGAAAGAGATGAATCTCGATACGTTTGAGATGAGATTATCAACCGACAGTTCTGTAGTGGCAGTCAAGGGCAGGGCTCTTTCGCTTGACAAAGATCCGGAAATCGGCCTGTCCGTGGATATCGATCTCCTTCTGAAGGAGTTTCTTCCGATACTGGGTCTTGAGGAGAAACTCAGCGGTAACTCCAGTATCTCTTTAAAAGCAGGTGGTAAAATTTCCAATCCCGACCTTTATCTTGATGTAAAGTATGCAGGCGGAAAAGTGTGGGGTTACCCCCTGCAGTCGGTTTTTCTCAGGGGAGAGATGAAAGATCGGATTTTCGACCTTGTTTCCCTGCATGTCGATGCGCCGGTTGGAGGTGTGGACATAAAGGGAAGAGTTGATCTGAGGAGAATGTTTCCGGATGGATTACTTTCTTCACCGGGTTCTCTGAATGAACCGGCATACAATCTTTCCGTATCAGCAAGAGGCGTTTCCCTGAAAGAACTCTCACCCGGAATATCGGGCACTGCCGCGGCATCGGTTGATATCGATGGACAGGGATTTATTCCTGATTCTCTTTCTGCAAAGCTTGGGTTATCTGCCCGGGTGGCATCACTGAAACTTTCCGGAGATAAAACAGACGGGAAAAACCTGCCTCTTGATGCCGCAGTCTCCTGCTCTGTGTCTGTGACTGAGAATACCGCTTTGGTACACAAGCTGAAGGGAAATCTCGGCGGTACAGGGTTAACACTGACAGGAAGACACGAGATCGGTTCAGGGAAAACGGATGCTGATCTTAAACTTTCCCTTACATCACTGGGAGAACTGATGAAATTCGCCGGGACAGACAGTGTCAGGGGAAAGGCGGATGTTTCTGTGCATGCAGGAGGTGATCTGAGAAATCCTGTGGTAGACATGGTGGTAATTGCTGAAGCAGTATCGTATGAGAATATCCGCGTCGGAAATCTTGCACTTAATGCTGGACTCGGGAGAAACGGAGTCGCAGAAGTAAAAAAAATGGAGCTTGTAAACAGAAATTCTCATCTGATGGTTTCCGGTACGGCGAAAGTGCTTGATAAAGGCAAGGTTCTGCCGTCTGATCAGATGACTTTTGGCCTCTCATTGTCTTCTGAGAACCTTGAACCTGGCGATTTTCTGGATTCGATCGGGGGAAGTGTAAAACTCAATGCGCAAATAGAGGGTACTGTAAATGATCCCGCCGGACATGTGAAGCTTTCCGCATCCCGGCTTTCTGCAGCGGGCCAGAGTATAGCAGGTGTAACTCTGGATGCAATTCTAGATCAGCAGCGACTTAATATTCAGCCTTTGAATGTAACGATCAGTTCCGGTCAGGATCTTACAATTAAAGGATGGGCATCACTGAAAGATTCCTTCAGTGTGGCTCTGTCTGCCCCTGGAATTAACCTTAAAACTATTTCCGCCTTATCATCGCAGGATTCTCTGGACGGAACCATCTTTATGGATCTGCAGGCAGGCGGGACCTATAAGAATCCTCAGGCAGGAGGCAGTGTCGGTGTAAAGGGGATAAAGCGGGGAAAGTTACGTCTTGAGGATATATTGCTGCGACTTGCTTTGAGTGATCAGCAGATCGATGTGAACGGGAGAGTCCTGGGGGATGTTTCAGCCGGATATAATCTCGGAACCAGAGAATTTTCTGCCAGTCTCGAAATAAATAATCTGCTTCTGACGCCATATCTTGCAATCACAGGACAGAGTCTCGATGGTTCATTGACTGCCGCAGTCAAGGTCGCCGGCAACAGCGATTCACTGGACAGGATCACCGGATCTCTCAATATAGCAGACCTGAAAATGAGCTACAAGTCAATTCCGGTGATTGAGATCCAGGGTTTGAGGGCGGCTTTTGAGGAATACCGGTATTCAATTCCGGATTTTATCATAACTCTGGCCGGTGAAGGATCTATCAAGGGACATGCAGAGGGACATGCAAAAGGCCCGCATGATATTGCGCTGAACGGGATGGTGCCTTTGACAGTTGCAAAGTACTTCTCTCCGGATATTCCGGATATCGAGGGACGCCTCTTTATCGATGCATCACTGAAAGGCACACCGGAAAATCCGGACCTGAAGGCAATTGTGAAGCTCAGAGATATCGCAATGACTGTCCCCGGACTCACCCAGCGTTTACATTCACTTAACGGAGACATAATAGCGGATCCAAAACGTGTGAGAATTGTGGAAATAAAAGGAAAGATCGATGACGGAGGACTGGGTGTAAAGGGAGAGCTTGAACTCGATAATCTCGCTCCGTCAAATCTGTCCGTGGATATTGCACTGGATGCAGTTCCGGCCGGGGTACCGGATATGCTCGATATAGCCATCGGCGGTAGATTGCATGTGTCAGGTACACCGGACACCTCCCAGATCACCGGAGATATCGTTCTTCTTGATGGTTTGTATTACAAGGATATAAGCATAAATCCTCTGGGTATCGTGGGAGGAGAGCGTAAACGCAAGGTGAAACCGCCTCCTGCGGAATATTCCGCTCCATATATCAGAAATATGCGCTTTGATATAGGTGTGCAGACCAGGTCTGCTTTCCGGGTTGATAATAACATGGCCCGGTTGACTGTCGCTCCGGATATCCAGGTAATGGGCACGTTACAGTCACCATCAGTAAGCGGAAGAGCAGTAGTTGAGCAGGGTATTATCACTTACCTCAAGAAAGAGTTTACCGTAGACAGGGGAATAATCGATTTTGTCAATCCCTACGCGATCGAGCCGGAAATTGACATTGTGGGTACAGTTCCAGTAAGGGACTGGAAAATCCAGATCCTGATATCCGGGACTCCGGATGATCTTGTGCTGAAGCTCTCCTGTGAAGATCAGGCATTTGATGACCAGGATCTCCTTTCGCTGCTTATCCTCGGTAAGACAACCGCCGAACTTCAGGGAGGTATCGGAGCTGTAGCCGGGGGACAGTCCAATGAGCAGATGCTTGCCTCACTTGTAGCTTCTACATTCGGCGGTGGTATTAAAAAGGCTGCAGGACTCGATATGCTGAAAGTGGAAACCGGCGAGGAAAATGGGGAAGAGTCGGACAGGATCGCTGTTACAGTTGGAAAGCAGTTTACAAAACGCCTCGGGACAAAGTACACAATTGAATCCAAAGACTCAGAAACACTTCAGCGTGCCTCAGCAGAATTCCGTATTCTGCAGAATCTGCTTATCGAGGGATTCCAGGAGTATTATCTCACCAAAACCGATGACAAGGGCGCCTACGGCGGCCAGATCCGGTTCTCATGGGAGAGACGCTGA
- a CDS encoding family 16 glycosylhydrolase codes for MFYEFYYYNQQLTFFVIICIWLSHRKTKNQDRESEYQGAPVETENQTKILISTALLFIVSGLYYPVAAQPSYENYRLVWSDEFNGSGLPDSRNWSYEEGYVRNNELQYYTRQRQENVRMENGNLIIEARRDNWNGNEYTSASLYSRGKQEFQYGIFEMRARIDVRQGSWPAFWTLGVSGEWPSNGEIDIMEYYAGKLHANLCWGSKERWKGIWSSKTRDAGSDFAEDFHIWRMLWTKDEVQLWVDDFLQNATDLKITINESDGKNPFHQKAYIMLNQAIGSNGGDPSGTTFPIQYLIDYVRVYQEFDTIPPAVVDAAASEDGTVSILFSEELDKSSSESVSNFTIEGHSISSAALQIDSRTVVLKVSGLSAGEEIILTIKGIKDDSEAANTIAQVTRKLTVAPKSVKLTGTVIGDGDPWNNTVGVEYDAAVDGNTSTYSDCVGETVWVGYDFGAGNSMIITGFRYYPRTGYADRMRGRTVEVSSDGVNWEKVYTIPRIPEENKFTTVPIIHSAPVRFVRYNGTGGYLNVSEIEFTGYQYVSTSAGKSDLTGINPALYSDGACRFSLYTLSGRLLESRVLSSAGSFRDVLGELRRRQGRSSSQGLYIVTLESIGNRNTILRKVIKR; via the coding sequence ATGTTTTATGAATTCTATTATTATAACCAGCAATTGACTTTTTTTGTTATTATTTGTATCTGGTTATCTCACAGAAAAACAAAAAATCAGGACAGAGAATCTGAATACCAAGGAGCACCCGTGGAAACAGAAAACCAAACAAAAATTCTAATCTCAACAGCCCTGTTGTTTATCGTTTCCGGGCTCTATTACCCTGTCGCTGCACAGCCATCTTATGAAAACTACCGCCTTGTATGGTCCGATGAATTCAACGGCAGCGGACTTCCCGACTCCAGGAACTGGAGCTACGAGGAGGGCTATGTACGCAATAACGAACTTCAGTACTACACCCGTCAAAGACAGGAAAATGTCAGGATGGAAAACGGGAATCTGATTATCGAGGCCAGGAGAGATAACTGGAACGGAAATGAATACACATCCGCCAGTTTGTATTCCCGTGGAAAGCAGGAATTTCAGTACGGGATTTTTGAGATGCGGGCAAGAATAGATGTACGTCAGGGATCATGGCCGGCATTCTGGACTCTTGGAGTTTCGGGTGAATGGCCCAGTAACGGTGAAATCGATATTATGGAATACTACGCTGGTAAACTCCATGCTAACCTTTGCTGGGGATCGAAGGAGAGATGGAAAGGGATCTGGAGCTCTAAGACCAGAGATGCAGGAAGTGATTTTGCCGAAGATTTCCATATCTGGAGGATGCTGTGGACAAAAGATGAGGTTCAGCTCTGGGTTGACGATTTTCTTCAGAATGCCACAGATCTCAAAATCACAATAAATGAAAGTGACGGGAAAAACCCTTTTCACCAGAAAGCATATATCATGCTTAACCAGGCAATCGGGAGTAACGGCGGGGACCCTTCCGGAACCACCTTTCCTATCCAGTATTTAATCGATTATGTCCGGGTTTACCAGGAATTTGACACAATTCCTCCCGCTGTAGTTGATGCCGCAGCATCTGAGGACGGTACTGTTTCGATTCTTTTTTCCGAGGAACTCGACAAGTCAAGTTCCGAATCGGTTTCCAACTTCACAATCGAAGGCCATTCAATCTCATCCGCAGCACTCCAGATTGATTCCAGAACAGTTGTGCTCAAGGTATCCGGGCTTTCAGCGGGCGAAGAGATAATTCTCACAATAAAAGGAATAAAAGATGATTCAGAAGCGGCAAATACAATTGCCCAGGTAACACGCAAACTGACAGTTGCACCTAAGAGCGTGAAGCTGACAGGAACAGTTATCGGCGATGGTGATCCCTGGAACAACACAGTTGGGGTGGAGTATGATGCTGCTGTTGACGGGAACACATCAACATACTCCGATTGTGTGGGAGAGACAGTCTGGGTGGGTTATGATTTCGGTGCCGGGAATTCCATGATCATAACAGGTTTCAGATATTATCCCCGCACCGGATACGCGGACAGGATGAGAGGACGGACAGTTGAGGTCTCATCAGATGGAGTAAACTGGGAGAAAGTGTACACTATTCCACGGATACCGGAGGAAAACAAATTTACGACAGTACCGATAATCCACTCCGCGCCTGTGCGATTTGTAAGATATAACGGTACCGGAGGCTATCTCAATGTGAGCGAGATCGAGTTTACAGGCTATCAATACGTGTCAACATCTGCCGGTAAATCCGATTTAACTGGTATTAATCCCGCTCTGTATTCAGATGGCGCATGCAGGTTTTCACTTTACACGCTTTCAGGGCGTCTTTTGGAATCACGGGTGTTAAGCAGTGCCGGAAGCTTTAGAGATGTGTTGGGAGAACTGAGAAGAAGACAGGGCAGGAGTTCATCTCAGGGCCTTTACATTGTAACTCTTGAGAGTATAGGGAACAGGAATACCATTTTAAGGAAAGTGATAAAAAGGTAA
- a CDS encoding Rpn family recombination-promoting nuclease/putative transposase: MQDIDIARQLSFLTLPSKAQNLINWDTLEIVKEVWLDERLKEHRSDVVYRTKTLNDQWVYLLFEHKSSPDRRIHFQLLRYILDIFDQHEIQNGIGKHLPLVIPIVVCHCNGPCKFDNSLIADIAILGNKRGYSGFSLFNAGFVAF, from the coding sequence ATGCAGGATATCGACATTGCACGACAGCTTTCTTTTTTAACATTGCCATCAAAAGCCCAAAACCTGATCAATTGGGATACATTGGAGATTGTAAAAGAGGTATGGCTCGATGAAAGACTTAAGGAGCACCGCTCAGATGTCGTTTATCGTACAAAAACCCTGAATGATCAATGGGTTTATCTGCTCTTTGAGCATAAGAGTTCACCGGACAGAAGAATCCACTTCCAGCTTTTGCGCTATATCCTTGATATATTCGACCAACATGAGATTCAAAACGGGATTGGCAAACATTTGCCGTTAGTAATTCCAATTGTGGTATGTCATTGTAACGGACCTTGCAAATTCGACAATAGTCTGATAGCTGATATCGCAATTCTAGGGAATAAAAGAGGTTATTCCGGATTTTCGCTTTTTAATGCTGGATTTGTGGCTTTTTGA
- a CDS encoding cellulase family glycosylhydrolase, with amino-acid sequence MKRTCCTLMICLLFSASSLFSASPVDTHGALKVSGNQIVGSKDNQPVQVAGMSLYWSVWGGERYYNADLVNWLVDDWNITLIRCAMAVEPRSTNGQQGYLADPEGQKSLLKKVIDAAIARGIYVIVDWHDHNANANVNQAKTFFAEMAQTYSSTPNIIWEIWNEPDNTGGSGDKGADTWNDIKSYANQVIPVIREHSSNLIIVGTPFWAQNVDEAADDPLSGTNIAYTLHFYAGSHGEKLRAKADAALGKGAALFITEFGLSIADGGNTDKTVYTNEGKAWLDWADQKGISWANWSIMDKDESSAALVPGALAAGNWNSGNISQSGQWIRERLKSRKVYDFDPIPEDTLKLPGRVEAEKFSSKSEGLQTETTSDAGGGENLGYTTPGSWAEYEIFVSRGGTYTASLRVATESEGGTVTLKINGASVGSWNVGNTGGWQEWTTTSVSSEFSLQSGPAALRVEWSGSGSSLVNLNWIEFQVVTSVVNHAGSLAGNRIRLLGKQPGSIVVELSADAEKVSLFSLSGSLLKSFKARPGKVKLPLGKGVHLLRIENRSGEYISVPVIGY; translated from the coding sequence ATGAAAAGAACATGCTGTACCCTGATGATATGCCTTCTTTTTTCCGCAAGTTCTCTCTTTTCTGCTTCCCCTGTTGACACACATGGAGCACTGAAAGTCAGCGGCAATCAGATTGTTGGCTCTAAAGACAATCAACCTGTACAGGTAGCAGGGATGAGTCTTTACTGGTCAGTGTGGGGCGGAGAGAGATACTATAATGCTGATCTTGTAAACTGGCTTGTCGATGACTGGAATATTACTCTGATCCGCTGCGCCATGGCTGTTGAGCCCAGATCCACCAACGGACAACAGGGATATCTGGCCGATCCCGAAGGCCAGAAAAGCCTGTTGAAGAAAGTTATCGATGCCGCTATAGCAAGAGGGATTTACGTTATAGTAGACTGGCATGATCACAACGCAAACGCAAATGTAAATCAGGCCAAAACCTTCTTTGCGGAGATGGCACAGACCTATTCCAGCACTCCTAATATTATATGGGAGATCTGGAATGAGCCCGACAACACAGGCGGATCGGGTGACAAGGGAGCGGATACCTGGAATGATATTAAGAGTTACGCAAATCAGGTGATTCCGGTCATTAGGGAGCACAGTTCAAACCTGATAATTGTCGGGACTCCCTTCTGGGCACAGAATGTCGATGAAGCCGCGGATGATCCGCTTTCCGGAACAAACATTGCCTATACTCTTCATTTCTACGCTGGTAGTCACGGGGAGAAACTGAGAGCGAAAGCTGATGCAGCTCTGGGCAAGGGTGCAGCTCTTTTTATCACCGAGTTTGGACTCTCTATTGCCGATGGGGGAAATACGGACAAGACCGTTTACACAAACGAGGGGAAGGCCTGGCTTGACTGGGCAGATCAGAAAGGAATCAGCTGGGCAAACTGGTCTATCATGGACAAAGATGAATCATCCGCAGCCCTTGTTCCCGGAGCACTTGCTGCAGGCAACTGGAACAGCGGCAATATCTCTCAATCCGGTCAATGGATCAGAGAGAGGCTCAAGTCCAGAAAAGTATACGATTTCGACCCGATTCCTGAAGATACCCTTAAACTGCCGGGGAGAGTCGAGGCGGAAAAATTTTCTTCCAAGTCAGAGGGGTTACAAACCGAGACTACATCAGATGCCGGTGGTGGTGAAAATCTGGGGTATACAACACCGGGAAGCTGGGCGGAGTACGAAATTTTTGTATCCAGAGGTGGCACTTACACAGCTTCCTTACGGGTGGCAACAGAGTCTGAAGGCGGTACTGTTACTCTGAAGATCAATGGTGCTTCAGTGGGATCCTGGAACGTTGGAAACACCGGAGGATGGCAGGAATGGACAACTACCAGTGTATCCTCTGAGTTTTCCCTTCAGTCCGGTCCGGCTGCCTTACGTGTGGAGTGGAGCGGTTCCGGTTCCAGTCTTGTAAATCTCAACTGGATCGAGTTCCAGGTGGTGACATCAGTTGTCAACCACGCCGGTTCCCTGGCAGGTAACCGCATTCGTCTTCTGGGAAAACAGCCCGGATCGATAGTAGTTGAACTTTCTGCTGATGCGGAAAAGGTCTCTCTGTTTTCTCTTTCAGGCAGTCTGCTCAAATCATTCAAGGCACGCCCCGGTAAAGTGAAACTGCCTCTGGGTAAAGGGGTCCATCTTCTGAGGATAGAAAATCGTTCAGGAGAATATATATCTGTTCCTGTGATCGGTTATTAA